One Cryobacterium roopkundense genomic region harbors:
- a CDS encoding glycosyltransferase family 4 protein: MRVALISESFLPTISGVTTSVCKVLEHLAENGHDAIVIAPSGAPREYAGFPVHTVPAIAYRQFPVGLPSPHVQRILADFRPDVVHAASPFLLGAQGIAAANRLGVPSVAIFQTDVAGYAARNHLGQATALAWRYVKWVHEGATRTLVPSSASMNDLMSRRVPNLALWTRGVDLVGFHPNRRNSSAVRALREKLAPNNEVVVGYVGRMAPEKQVERFRALRGTAGISLALVGDGPSEPQIARALAGMPVTWLGRLAGDELAAAYASFDIFVHAGTEETFGQTLQEAHASGLPVVAPAAGGPIDLVVHGTNGFLFTPDSEPDLRRCVETLVRDSGLRHRMGEAGRRAVLGRSWHSVCASLLEHYEEVIDERAAVYATTAIPLSLQR; this comes from the coding sequence ATGCGGGTCGCACTCATCAGCGAAAGTTTTCTTCCCACCATCAGCGGAGTCACCACGAGCGTGTGCAAGGTGCTTGAGCACCTCGCCGAGAACGGTCACGACGCAATCGTGATCGCCCCCTCCGGCGCCCCACGCGAATACGCCGGCTTTCCCGTGCACACGGTGCCGGCCATCGCCTACCGGCAGTTCCCGGTTGGCCTGCCCAGCCCGCACGTGCAAAGGATCCTCGCGGACTTCCGCCCGGACGTGGTTCACGCGGCGAGCCCGTTCCTGCTCGGCGCGCAAGGCATCGCGGCCGCCAATCGCCTCGGCGTGCCGTCGGTCGCCATCTTTCAAACGGATGTCGCCGGTTACGCCGCGCGCAACCACCTCGGCCAGGCCACGGCGCTGGCCTGGCGATACGTGAAATGGGTGCACGAGGGGGCCACTCGCACCCTCGTGCCCTCGTCCGCCTCGATGAACGACCTGATGAGCCGGCGAGTGCCGAACCTCGCCCTGTGGACCAGGGGAGTCGACCTCGTTGGCTTTCACCCGAATCGCCGGAATTCCTCCGCCGTTCGCGCGCTTCGCGAAAAACTTGCCCCCAATAATGAGGTCGTCGTGGGCTATGTCGGACGCATGGCCCCGGAGAAACAGGTAGAGCGGTTTCGAGCATTGCGCGGGACTGCCGGCATAAGCCTGGCCCTGGTGGGCGACGGTCCGTCCGAGCCGCAGATCGCGCGGGCTCTGGCCGGCATGCCGGTGACCTGGCTCGGCAGACTGGCCGGTGACGAACTCGCCGCCGCCTATGCCAGCTTCGACATATTCGTTCACGCCGGCACCGAGGAAACCTTCGGCCAAACCCTGCAGGAAGCGCACGCATCCGGTCTACCAGTGGTCGCACCGGCCGCGGGCGGACCGATCGACCTCGTGGTGCACGGCACAAACGGCTTCCTGTTCACGCCGGATTCCGAACCTGACCTGAGGCGCTGTGTCGAGACCCTGGTACGCGATTCCGGCCTGCGGCATCGCATGGGAGAGGCCGGCCGACGCGCCGTGCTCGGACGTTCGTGGCACAGCGTCTGCGCAAGCCTTCTCGAGCACTACGAAGAGGTCATCGATGAGCGCGCGGCGGTCTACGCGACGACCGCCATTCCTTTGTCTTTACAACGATAG
- the sdhC gene encoding succinate dehydrogenase, cytochrome b556 subunit: protein MPNQSAGTLTAQQKTTSRRPAGTLYRGNEGMWSWVLHRITGVAIFFFLLVHILDTALVRVSPEAYNAVIAQYQTPIMGLGEVALVGAIVFHAFNGLRIILIDFWNAKYQKVMFYVVIGLWVITMLAFVPRHLINVFSEH from the coding sequence ATGCCTAATCAGTCGGCAGGAACCCTGACAGCTCAGCAGAAGACGACATCGCGTCGCCCCGCCGGCACTTTGTACCGGGGCAACGAAGGAATGTGGTCGTGGGTTTTGCACCGGATTACCGGTGTTGCGATCTTCTTCTTCTTGCTGGTTCACATTCTCGACACGGCATTGGTCCGCGTGAGTCCGGAAGCCTACAACGCGGTGATCGCGCAGTACCAGACGCCCATCATGGGGCTCGGTGAAGTCGCGCTCGTAGGAGCCATCGTGTTCCACGCGTTCAACGGGCTCCGGATCATCCTGATCGACTTCTGGAACGCCAAGTACCAGAAGGTCATGTTCTACGTGGTGATCGGACTGTGGGTCATCACCATGCTCGCTTTCGTTCCGCGCCACCTCATCAACGTGTTCAGCGAACACTAG
- a CDS encoding succinate dehydrogenase hydrophobic membrane anchor subunit, with the protein MTMTTTIDAPRSPYSRTTKKRGVNWEKWGWIYMRVSGVLLVVLIFGHLFVNLMIGEGVNALNFAFVAGKLANPFWQWWDVSMLWLALIHGGNGMRTLVNDYASTRTSRGILKSAILAAVVILIVLGTLVVFTFDACPAGSPADLLPSFCSAL; encoded by the coding sequence ATGACCATGACAACGACAATCGACGCTCCTCGCAGCCCCTACTCGCGCACCACGAAGAAGCGTGGCGTGAACTGGGAAAAATGGGGCTGGATCTACATGCGCGTCTCCGGCGTGCTGCTGGTCGTGCTGATCTTCGGGCACCTCTTCGTGAATCTGATGATCGGTGAAGGGGTCAACGCCTTGAACTTCGCCTTCGTCGCCGGCAAACTCGCCAATCCGTTCTGGCAGTGGTGGGACGTCTCCATGCTCTGGCTCGCACTGATTCACGGCGGCAACGGTATGCGCACCCTCGTCAACGACTACGCCAGCACCCGCACCAGTCGCGGAATCCTGAAATCCGCCATTCTGGCCGCCGTCGTGATCCTGATCGTGCTCGGCACGCTCGTGGTTTTCACGTTCGACGCGTGCCCGGCCGGCTCCCCTGCCGACCTCCTGCCTTCATTCTGCTCGGCCCTTTAG
- the sdhA gene encoding succinate dehydrogenase flavoprotein subunit → MTNPASSTAPTESTVKDGVHYHQFDIVIVGAGGAGMRAAIEAGPHASTAVISKLYPTRSHTGAAQGGMAAALANVEEDNWEWHTFDTIKGGDYLVDQDAAEILAKEAIDAVIDLENMGLPFNRTPEGKIDQRRFGGHTRDHGKSPVRRACYAADRTGHMILQTLYQNCVKRGINFFNEYYVLDLVMTNVDGVDQPSAVVALDLSSGELHVFQGKAFIFATGGFGKIYKTTSNAHTLTGDGVGIVWRKGLPLEDMEFFQFHPTGLAGLGILLTEGARGEGAILRNASGERFMERYAPTIKDLAPRDIISRCMLKEVAEGRGAGPEKDYLYLDCTHLGKEVLETKLPDITEFARTYLGVDPVTEPVPVMPTAHYAMGGIPTNVKGEVWRNNEEVVPGLYAAGECACVSVHGSNRLGTNSLLDINVFGKRSGNNAVEYVKTASFVPLPDDPAKEVRELLEGIRSSTGTERIAVLRKILQEEMDKKAQVFRTDESLAEVTETIHLLRQRYKNIGVQDKGRRFNTDLLEAVELGFLLDLAEVVVYSARNRQESRGGHQREDFPTRDDEKYLKHTMAYLTGDPMSADAADHIALDWKPVVITRYQPMERKY, encoded by the coding sequence ATGACAAACCCCGCATCCTCCACAGCACCCACGGAGTCAACCGTCAAAGACGGTGTGCACTACCACCAGTTCGACATCGTGATCGTGGGAGCGGGTGGGGCCGGCATGCGTGCCGCCATCGAAGCCGGCCCGCACGCCAGCACGGCTGTCATCTCCAAGCTCTACCCCACGCGCTCGCACACCGGAGCGGCGCAGGGCGGCATGGCCGCAGCCCTGGCCAACGTGGAGGAAGACAACTGGGAGTGGCACACCTTCGACACGATCAAGGGTGGCGACTACCTGGTTGACCAGGATGCCGCCGAGATCCTCGCGAAGGAAGCCATCGACGCGGTCATCGACCTCGAGAACATGGGCCTGCCCTTCAACCGCACGCCGGAAGGCAAGATCGACCAGCGTCGCTTCGGCGGCCACACCCGCGACCACGGCAAGAGTCCCGTTCGCCGAGCGTGCTACGCGGCCGACCGCACCGGCCACATGATCCTGCAGACGCTCTATCAAAACTGTGTCAAGCGCGGCATCAACTTCTTCAACGAGTACTACGTGCTCGATCTCGTGATGACGAACGTCGACGGAGTCGACCAGCCGTCGGCCGTCGTCGCACTCGATCTCTCGAGCGGTGAGCTGCACGTCTTCCAGGGCAAGGCCTTCATCTTCGCCACCGGTGGTTTCGGCAAGATCTACAAGACCACGTCGAACGCCCATACCCTCACGGGCGACGGCGTGGGCATCGTCTGGCGCAAGGGACTCCCCCTCGAAGACATGGAGTTCTTCCAGTTCCACCCGACCGGCCTCGCCGGCCTGGGCATCCTGCTCACCGAGGGCGCACGCGGCGAGGGAGCAATCCTCCGCAACGCCTCAGGTGAACGCTTCATGGAGCGTTACGCCCCCACCATCAAGGACCTCGCCCCGCGCGACATCATCTCGCGCTGCATGCTCAAGGAGGTCGCGGAGGGTCGCGGCGCCGGTCCCGAAAAGGACTACCTCTACCTGGACTGCACCCACCTCGGCAAGGAGGTGCTGGAGACCAAGCTCCCCGACATCACCGAGTTCGCCCGCACCTACCTCGGCGTCGACCCCGTCACCGAGCCGGTTCCCGTGATGCCCACAGCTCACTACGCGATGGGTGGCATCCCCACCAACGTGAAGGGTGAGGTCTGGCGCAACAACGAGGAGGTCGTTCCCGGCCTGTACGCCGCCGGCGAATGCGCCTGCGTGTCCGTGCACGGGTCCAACCGTCTCGGCACCAACTCCCTGCTGGACATCAACGTCTTCGGCAAGCGGTCCGGAAACAACGCCGTGGAGTACGTGAAGACAGCGTCGTTCGTTCCTCTGCCCGATGACCCGGCCAAGGAGGTGCGCGAACTGCTCGAAGGCATCCGCTCCTCCACCGGCACCGAGCGCATCGCCGTTCTGCGCAAGATCTTGCAGGAGGAGATGGACAAGAAGGCCCAGGTCTTCCGCACCGACGAGTCCCTCGCCGAGGTCACCGAGACCATTCACCTGCTGCGCCAGCGCTACAAGAACATCGGCGTGCAGGACAAGGGTCGTCGTTTCAACACCGACCTGCTCGAAGCCGTGGAGCTGGGCTTCCTGCTCGACCTCGCCGAGGTCGTCGTGTACTCGGCCCGCAACCGCCAGGAAAGCCGTGGCGGCCACCAGCGCGAAGACTTCCCAACTCGCGACGACGAGAAGTACCTCAAGCACACCATGGCGTACCTCACCGGTGACCCGATGTCAGCGGATGCCGCCGACCACATTGCACTCGACTGGAAACCGGTCGTCATCACCCGCTACCAGCCGATGGAGAGGAAGTACTAA
- a CDS encoding succinate dehydrogenase iron-sulfur subunit: MSTSTIDKPAVPETIPSFTVTFNIRRFNPEVDEEPHWQDFDVEMYPTDRVLDALHKIKWEQDGSLSFRRSCAHGICGSDAMRINGRNRLACKTLIKDLDITKPVYVEAIKGLPLEKDLIVDMEPFFDSFKEVQPFLVAQNAPKDGKERIQTVAQRARFDDTTKCILCAACTSSCPVFWTDGQYFGPAAIVNAHRFIFDSRDDNAAVRLDILNDQEGVWRCRTTFNCTEACPRGIQVTQAISEVKQAIMRGKA; the protein is encoded by the coding sequence ATGAGCACCTCAACGATTGACAAGCCGGCTGTACCCGAGACGATTCCGTCGTTCACCGTCACCTTCAACATCCGTCGGTTCAACCCCGAGGTCGACGAAGAGCCGCACTGGCAGGACTTCGACGTGGAGATGTACCCCACCGACCGCGTTCTCGACGCCCTGCACAAAATCAAGTGGGAGCAGGACGGCTCGTTGAGCTTCCGCCGCTCCTGCGCGCACGGCATCTGCGGTTCGGATGCCATGCGCATCAACGGCCGCAACCGCCTCGCGTGCAAAACCCTGATCAAGGACCTCGACATCACCAAGCCGGTGTACGTCGAGGCGATCAAGGGGCTGCCCCTCGAGAAGGACCTCATCGTGGACATGGAGCCGTTCTTCGACTCCTTCAAGGAAGTTCAGCCATTCCTCGTGGCGCAGAACGCCCCGAAAGACGGCAAGGAGCGCATCCAGACCGTCGCGCAGCGCGCTCGCTTCGACGACACGACGAAATGTATCCTCTGCGCCGCCTGCACGTCCAGCTGCCCGGTGTTCTGGACAGACGGCCAGTACTTCGGCCCGGCCGCCATCGTGAACGCGCACCGTTTCATCTTCGACTCGCGTGACGACAACGCCGCCGTGCGCCTGGATATCCTCAACGACCAGGAGGGCGTGTGGCGCTGCCGCACGACCTTCAACTGCACCGAGGCTTGCCCGCGTGGCATCCAGGTGACGCAGGCGATCTCCGAGGTCAAGCAGGCCATCATGCGGGGCAAGGCCTAA
- a CDS encoding YihY/virulence factor BrkB family protein produces MKSLIGIVTALRPVRVFTHFTDRSGPIMAGGMSYQAIFAVFAAVWVGFSLAGIFLVNSPELTTQLYATINQSVPGLIGPEGVIDPKELSTSGTLEWVGAIALAGLLLTAVGWLSTTALAVRRIFGMPKQTTFFLIVKVRELGLGLLFGLALVLSAVVSLASTTALDAIFGFAGISQDSFWYQATARGIGLALVLLIDTVTLAALYRVLSRVRIPFRRLVTGALLGGIALGVMKILGGALLGGATKNPLLATFAVIIGLLIWFNLVSTVILVAASWIAVGMHDAGIPPISLSADQVAAEKTRVEAEEQRAQAEAQLASAREAYLATPWFLRWRAGRRVRAAAKAVKNLAAVAPR; encoded by the coding sequence GTGAAGTCGCTCATCGGAATCGTGACAGCCCTCCGCCCCGTGCGTGTGTTCACGCACTTCACCGATCGCAGCGGTCCGATCATGGCCGGTGGCATGTCGTATCAGGCCATCTTCGCGGTGTTCGCGGCCGTGTGGGTGGGCTTCTCGCTCGCCGGCATCTTTCTGGTGAACTCCCCCGAGCTCACCACCCAGCTCTACGCCACCATCAACCAGTCCGTGCCGGGGTTGATCGGTCCGGAGGGGGTGATCGACCCGAAGGAGCTCTCCACCTCGGGCACCCTCGAGTGGGTCGGCGCCATCGCCCTCGCCGGGCTGCTGCTCACGGCCGTCGGCTGGCTCTCCACCACGGCACTGGCCGTGCGCCGCATCTTCGGAATGCCCAAGCAGACCACGTTCTTCCTCATCGTGAAGGTGCGCGAGCTCGGCCTCGGGCTGCTCTTCGGCCTCGCCCTCGTGTTGTCGGCCGTGGTCTCGCTCGCGAGCACGACCGCGCTCGACGCCATCTTCGGCTTCGCCGGTATCAGCCAGGACTCGTTCTGGTACCAGGCCACGGCCCGCGGAATCGGGCTGGCCCTCGTATTGCTGATCGATACCGTGACCCTGGCAGCCCTCTACAGGGTGCTGTCCAGGGTTCGTATTCCGTTCCGACGGCTCGTGACCGGCGCCCTGCTCGGCGGCATCGCGCTCGGCGTGATGAAGATCCTCGGTGGCGCCCTGCTCGGCGGTGCCACCAAGAACCCGCTGCTCGCCACGTTCGCGGTGATAATCGGGCTGCTCATCTGGTTCAACCTCGTGAGCACCGTCATCCTGGTTGCGGCCTCCTGGATCGCCGTCGGAATGCACGACGCCGGCATCCCGCCCATCTCGCTCAGCGCCGACCAGGTCGCGGCGGAGAAGACCCGGGTCGAGGCCGAGGAACAGCGCGCGCAGGCCGAGGCCCAACTCGCATCCGCTCGAGAGGCCTACCTCGCCACCCCCTGGTTTCTGCGCTGGCGGGCCGGCCGCCGGGTGCGGGCCGCCGCGAAGGCCGTCAAGAACCTGGCAGCGGTGGCCCCTCGGTAG
- a CDS encoding exodeoxyribonuclease III, which translates to MPSAKPLRIASVNTNGVRAAYRKGMGDWLATRDVDILAIQEVRASLDDLEGLLGPDWNILHDAATAKGRAGVALASRKAASIHRVELGAEEFDSAGRWLEADYEVNGRLVTVVSTYVHSGETDTPKQVEKYKFLDAMLKRMPELTTHSPLAVVLGDLNVGHRTLDIKNWRGNKKHAGFLPEEREYFDRILGAEGTADYNAGGGLGWIDVGRKWAGEVEGPYTWWSQRGQAFDNDTGWRLDYQLASPELAASVTDYAVDRAAAYDQRWSDHSPVVVDYAI; encoded by the coding sequence ATGCCTTCTGCCAAGCCCCTCCGTATTGCCAGCGTCAACACCAACGGAGTGCGCGCCGCGTACCGCAAGGGGATGGGCGACTGGCTCGCCACCCGCGACGTGGATATCCTCGCGATCCAGGAAGTGCGCGCCTCCCTCGACGACCTGGAGGGGCTGCTCGGGCCGGACTGGAACATCCTGCACGACGCCGCAACGGCCAAGGGACGCGCCGGCGTGGCCCTCGCGAGCCGCAAGGCGGCCAGCATCCACAGGGTCGAGCTCGGCGCGGAAGAATTCGACAGCGCCGGCCGGTGGCTCGAAGCCGACTACGAGGTGAACGGTCGGCTGGTCACCGTCGTGAGCACCTACGTGCACTCGGGCGAGACCGACACCCCGAAGCAGGTCGAGAAGTACAAGTTCCTCGATGCCATGCTCAAGCGGATGCCCGAACTCACCACCCATAGCCCCCTCGCGGTCGTGCTCGGCGACCTCAACGTGGGCCATCGCACCCTCGACATCAAGAACTGGCGCGGCAACAAGAAGCACGCCGGCTTCCTGCCAGAGGAGCGCGAGTACTTCGACCGTATCCTCGGCGCGGAGGGTACGGCTGATTACAACGCGGGCGGCGGCCTCGGCTGGATCGATGTGGGCCGCAAGTGGGCTGGCGAGGTCGAGGGACCGTACACCTGGTGGTCACAGCGCGGGCAGGCGTTCGACAACGACACGGGTTGGCGTCTGGACTACCAGCTAGCTTCCCCCGAGCTCGCGGCATCCGTTACCGACTACGCGGTCGACCGGGCCGCAGCCTATGACCAGCGCTGGTCCGACCACTCCCCAGTGGTCGTCGACTACGCCATCTGA
- the trpS gene encoding tryptophan--tRNA ligase, with protein sequence MTKPRLYSGMQPSAESLQIGNYIGALLNWKELQKSHDAFFSIVDLHAITVAQDPALLALNTRRTAAQYIAAGIDPSASTLYVQSHVAAHAQLAWVLNTITGFGEASRMTQFKDKSTRFGADATTLGLFAYPTLMAADILLYQTSIVPVGEDQRQHVELTRDLAARFNSRFGDTFTVPEVAIVKETAKIYDLQNPTSKMSKSAESHAGVIWVLDEASVTKKKIMRAVTDADGGVVFDRENKPGVANLLTIYSVLANRTVQSLEDEYAGRGYGDLKKGLVEVVTGTFDPIRARVTELLDDPAELDRLLAVNAAHAAEVANATLATVFERVGLLLPR encoded by the coding sequence ATGACTAAACCACGTTTGTATTCGGGCATGCAGCCCTCGGCCGAATCACTGCAGATCGGCAACTACATCGGCGCCCTGCTCAACTGGAAGGAGCTTCAAAAGAGCCACGACGCGTTCTTCTCGATCGTCGACCTGCACGCCATCACGGTGGCGCAAGACCCGGCGCTGCTGGCCCTCAACACCCGCCGCACGGCCGCACAGTACATCGCCGCCGGCATCGATCCCTCCGCCTCGACGCTGTACGTGCAGTCGCATGTGGCAGCGCACGCCCAGCTCGCGTGGGTGCTCAACACCATCACCGGGTTCGGTGAGGCGAGCCGCATGACGCAGTTCAAGGACAAGTCGACCCGGTTCGGCGCCGACGCCACGACCCTGGGCCTGTTCGCGTACCCCACGCTGATGGCCGCCGATATTCTGCTGTACCAGACGTCGATAGTGCCAGTGGGCGAGGACCAGCGACAACATGTGGAGCTCACCCGCGACCTCGCCGCTCGGTTCAACTCGCGCTTCGGCGATACCTTCACGGTGCCAGAGGTGGCGATCGTGAAAGAGACCGCGAAGATCTACGACCTGCAGAACCCCACCTCCAAGATGTCAAAGTCTGCCGAGTCGCACGCCGGCGTGATCTGGGTGTTGGATGAGGCATCCGTTACGAAAAAAAAGATCATGCGGGCCGTCACCGATGCCGATGGCGGTGTTGTCTTCGACCGCGAGAACAAGCCCGGCGTGGCCAACCTGCTCACGATCTACTCCGTGCTCGCGAATCGCACCGTGCAGTCCCTCGAAGACGAGTACGCGGGCCGCGGCTACGGCGACCTGAAGAAGGGGCTCGTGGAGGTCGTGACCGGAACGTTTGATCCGATTCGAGCGCGCGTCACCGAGCTGCTCGACGACCCTGCCGAGCTGGACCGGCTGCTCGCCGTGAACGCCGCGCACGCCGCCGAGGTGGCCAATGCCACCCTCGCCACCGTCTTCGAGCGCGTCGGCCTTCTTCTCCCCCGCTGA